Proteins co-encoded in one Candidatus Zymogenaceae bacterium genomic window:
- a CDS encoding methyltransferase domain-containing protein, giving the protein MRTKERPEPMPYTEANHLLNPLRNLLLSPRKMVKRLGLRPDDTVLELGPGPGFYSPAVARSIPKGTLVLADVQQEMLDIARGRLEKAGIKNVEYEKADATSLPAEDETFDVVFLASVLGEVPDRDACLGEIRRVLKTGGLLSITEMKLGDPDYISVSEMLTLLRAGGFEVRGQYSRFFTYTVNSTKIS; this is encoded by the coding sequence ATGAGAACGAAAGAGAGACCCGAACCGATGCCGTATACCGAGGCCAACCATCTCCTGAACCCCCTCAGGAACCTGCTGCTCTCCCCGAGAAAGATGGTGAAGCGCCTGGGCCTGCGCCCCGATGATACCGTCCTAGAGCTTGGGCCGGGGCCCGGGTTTTACAGCCCGGCCGTCGCCCGATCGATCCCCAAAGGTACCCTGGTTTTGGCGGACGTTCAGCAGGAAATGCTCGACATCGCCCGGGGGCGTCTCGAAAAGGCGGGGATAAAAAACGTCGAATATGAAAAGGCCGATGCGACATCCCTCCCCGCAGAGGATGAGACCTTTGACGTGGTGTTTTTGGCATCGGTGCTGGGGGAGGTGCCGGATCGCGACGCGTGTCTGGGGGAAATCCGCCGGGTCCTGAAGACCGGCGGGCTGTTGTCCATCACGGAGATGAAGCTCGGGGACCCGGATTACATCTCCGTCTCCGAGATGCTGACGCTCCTGAGGGCCGGCGGTTTTGAAGTCCGGGGCCAGTACAGCAGGTTTTTCACCTACACGGTCAACAGCACGAAAATCTCCTGA